A window of Longispora fulva contains these coding sequences:
- a CDS encoding endo-beta-N-acetylglucosaminidase — MKLSTLVAVVVTLAGATVAGAAPPASAEPRPTDAVTAGQTGAGQPGSVAASAGAATQPYASYWHPSTILNWDPATDPDARFNRSKVALQPRTQNPALKANANARAGEGRIASLAAFAPTSGNPSAGAPDENYYAFGYWQYIDTLVFWGGSASEGLILAPNPTVIDAAHRNGVKVYGTVFFPPTAYGGQLQWVRDFVVKSGSTYPVADKMNQVAQYYGFDGWFINQETGGGDTALATSIRSFMKYARPFPTQFMWYDSMVESGSVSWQDALNSSNDSFLQEGSTRVSDSMFLNFNWGSSLSSSASYAGTLGRSPYDLYAGIDTESNGYDSSVSWGNLFPAGTAHTTSLGIYRPEWTWKSSTGRADFMTRDARYWVGANNDPSNTTTSSSWKGLATYVAESTPVTKLPFTTSFNTGQGTSYSVDGARLATGGWNNLALQDVLPTYRWLVSSSGAKLTPNLDFADAYNGGSSLLISGTLNATNTIRLYESQLPVSATTQLALTVKTPAAGATNLSAAVAFTDAPTSFVTLPLGSTSGTGWETKTLDLSGYAGKTVAQIGLSVAGAATSYSIRVGQLSVYDTTAAPAAPSAVTVTGVTDVSSASKALRLSWSGTAARYNVYRRNPDSTRTYLGGTGNDVYYVPRLDRVGTETTTTIEVEAVSTTLDRSPAATTTVSWTGTPTASNLALNRPATASSSCNANEGAPKAVNGTVNGGNSDKWCALTSTKWLEVDLGSSRSLTQFVVKHAGAGGESTSWNTKAFTIQTRASTSDPWSTAVTVTANTANISTHPATVTARYVRLTVTTPTQNSDPAARIYEFEAWGT; from the coding sequence ATGAAACTGTCAACACTGGTGGCGGTCGTCGTCACCCTGGCCGGGGCCACCGTGGCCGGGGCCGCCCCACCGGCATCGGCCGAACCGCGCCCGACCGACGCTGTCACGGCCGGGCAGACCGGAGCCGGACAGCCGGGATCCGTCGCGGCCTCGGCCGGGGCCGCCACCCAGCCGTACGCCTCCTACTGGCACCCCAGCACCATCCTCAACTGGGACCCGGCCACCGACCCGGACGCCAGGTTCAACCGTTCCAAGGTCGCGCTCCAGCCCAGGACGCAGAACCCGGCGCTGAAGGCGAACGCCAACGCGCGCGCCGGCGAGGGCCGGATCGCCTCCCTGGCGGCGTTCGCACCGACCTCCGGCAACCCGTCGGCCGGCGCGCCGGACGAGAACTACTACGCGTTCGGGTACTGGCAGTACATCGACACCCTGGTCTTCTGGGGCGGCTCGGCGAGCGAGGGCCTGATCCTCGCCCCGAACCCGACCGTGATCGACGCGGCGCACCGCAACGGGGTGAAGGTGTACGGCACGGTCTTCTTCCCGCCGACGGCGTACGGCGGCCAGTTGCAGTGGGTGCGCGACTTCGTGGTCAAGTCGGGGTCGACCTACCCGGTCGCGGACAAGATGAACCAGGTCGCGCAGTACTACGGCTTCGACGGCTGGTTCATCAACCAGGAGACCGGCGGGGGCGACACCGCGCTGGCGACGTCGATCCGGTCGTTCATGAAGTACGCGCGGCCGTTCCCAACCCAGTTCATGTGGTACGACTCCATGGTCGAGTCGGGCTCGGTCTCCTGGCAGGACGCGCTGAACAGCAGCAACGACTCCTTCCTCCAGGAGGGCTCGACCAGGGTCTCCGACTCGATGTTCCTCAACTTCAACTGGGGCTCCTCGCTGTCGTCCTCGGCCTCGTACGCCGGCACCCTGGGCCGCAGCCCCTACGATCTCTACGCCGGCATCGACACCGAGTCCAACGGCTACGACAGCTCCGTGTCCTGGGGGAACCTGTTCCCCGCCGGGACGGCGCACACCACCTCGCTGGGCATCTACCGTCCCGAGTGGACCTGGAAGTCCTCCACCGGCCGGGCGGACTTCATGACCCGCGACGCCCGGTACTGGGTCGGGGCCAACAACGACCCCTCCAACACGACGACCAGCTCCTCGTGGAAGGGACTGGCCACCTATGTCGCCGAGTCCACGCCCGTCACGAAGCTCCCGTTCACGACGAGCTTCAACACCGGGCAGGGCACGTCCTACAGCGTCGACGGGGCGCGCCTGGCGACCGGGGGTTGGAACAACCTGGCGTTGCAGGACGTGCTGCCGACGTACCGGTGGCTGGTGTCGTCCAGCGGGGCGAAGCTGACGCCGAACCTGGACTTCGCGGACGCGTACAACGGAGGATCCTCGCTCCTGATCTCCGGCACGCTGAACGCCACCAACACGATCCGGCTCTACGAGTCGCAGCTGCCCGTGTCGGCGACGACGCAGCTGGCCCTGACGGTGAAGACCCCGGCGGCCGGGGCGACGAACCTGTCAGCGGCCGTGGCGTTCACCGACGCTCCGACGAGCTTCGTGACCCTGCCGCTCGGCTCGACGTCCGGCACGGGCTGGGAGACCAAGACGTTGGACCTGTCGGGCTACGCCGGCAAGACCGTCGCCCAGATCGGCCTCTCCGTGGCCGGCGCGGCGACCAGCTACTCGATCCGGGTCGGCCAACTCTCCGTGTACGACACCACGGCCGCCCCCGCCGCGCCGTCCGCCGTCACGGTGACCGGCGTGACCGACGTGTCCTCCGCCAGCAAGGCCCTCCGGCTGTCCTGGTCTGGCACCGCCGCCCGCTACAACGTCTACCGCCGCAACCCGGACAGCACCCGCACCTACCTGGGCGGCACCGGCAACGACGTGTACTACGTCCCCCGCCTCGACCGGGTCGGCACCGAGACGACCACGACCATCGAGGTCGAGGCGGTGTCCACGACCCTCGACCGCTCCCCGGCCGCGACCACCACCGTGTCCTGGACCGGTACCCCCACCGCGTCGAACCTGGCGCTGAACCGTCCAGCCACCGCGTCCAGTTCCTGCAACGCCAACGAGGGGGCTCCCAAGGCGGTGAACGGGACCGTCAACGGCGGTAATTCGGACAAGTGGTGCGCGCTGACCAGCACGAAGTGGTTGGAGGTGGACCTCGGCTCCTCGCGTTCCCTGACCCAGTTCGTGGTGAAGCACGCCGGGGCCGGCGGGGAGTCGACATCCTGGAACACGAAGGCGTTCACGATCCAGACCCGCGCCTCGACGAGTGATCCGTGGTCG
- a CDS encoding LacI family DNA-binding transcriptional regulator translates to MKDVAAQAGVALKTVSRVVNGEPGVGPGTLARVEQAIIELGYRRNESARQLRSGRAGTLAMVVRDIADPFFAAIGRAVEMTAHRDGQVVMIGSTHEDPKREREVALAFCARRPDALILAPIADSQDYLHPEVEAGLPVVAIDRPAHGILADTVLSDNVGGIRAAVAHLVSHGHRRIGYLGDDQMVYTARERVVAYRAALAEHGIAGDEALVRLAAPTPEGIAHSLGDLLGLGPVPGGLAGAGPVTALITANNRITAEVLRQLPNLPRRTALIGFDDLELADLLVPGLTVIAQDAEGIGRAAMELLDTRLTDPRLPAREVRIPTTLIIRGSAE, encoded by the coding sequence ATGAAAGACGTGGCGGCCCAGGCCGGCGTCGCCCTCAAGACCGTCTCCCGCGTCGTCAACGGCGAACCGGGCGTCGGCCCCGGCACCCTGGCCCGCGTCGAGCAGGCGATCATCGAGCTCGGCTACCGCCGCAACGAGAGCGCCCGCCAGCTCCGCAGCGGCCGGGCCGGCACCCTCGCGATGGTCGTCCGCGACATCGCGGACCCCTTCTTCGCCGCGATCGGCCGTGCCGTGGAGATGACGGCGCACCGCGACGGCCAGGTCGTCATGATCGGCTCGACGCACGAGGACCCGAAGCGCGAACGCGAGGTGGCGCTGGCTTTCTGCGCCCGCCGCCCGGACGCCCTGATCCTCGCCCCGATCGCCGACTCCCAGGACTACCTGCACCCGGAGGTCGAGGCCGGCCTGCCGGTGGTCGCCATCGACCGGCCAGCGCACGGCATCCTGGCCGACACCGTGCTGTCCGACAACGTGGGCGGCATCCGCGCGGCGGTCGCGCACCTGGTCAGCCACGGCCACCGCCGGATCGGCTACCTGGGCGACGACCAGATGGTCTACACCGCCCGCGAACGCGTCGTCGCCTACCGCGCGGCCCTCGCCGAACACGGCATCGCCGGGGACGAGGCCCTGGTCCGGCTCGCCGCGCCCACCCCGGAGGGCATCGCGCACTCCCTCGGCGACCTGCTCGGCCTCGGCCCGGTGCCCGGCGGGCTCGCCGGCGCCGGCCCGGTCACCGCCCTGATCACGGCCAACAACCGGATCACGGCGGAGGTGCTCCGCCAGCTGCCGAACCTGCCGCGGCGGACCGCCCTGATCGGCTTCGACGACCTGGAGCTCGCGGACCTGCTCGTCCCGGGGCTGACCGTGATCGCACAGGACGCCGAGGGGATCGGGCGCGCGGCGATGGAGCTCCTCGACACCCGGCTGACCGACCCGCGGCTGCCGGCCCGCGAGGTGCGCATCCCGACCACCCTGATCATCCGCGGCTCCGCCGAGTAA
- a CDS encoding MerR family transcriptional regulator has protein sequence MGYSVGQVAKYADVTVRTLHHYDEIGLLSPSGRSSAGYRRYDDSDLERLQSLLFYRELGFPLEEIAAILGDPDADATAHLRRQRELLLSRIGRLQDMVAAVEFAMEARQVGITLTPEERFEVFGNHDPAEHEVEAERRWGGTDAFRESARRTRSYTKEDWLVIKGQAASINQRLALAMTSGIPADDPQATDLAEEHRQHITRWYYDCTYEIHRGLAEMYVADPRFTATIDADGEGLAVYVRAAILANADRAEG, from the coding sequence ATGGGTTACTCGGTGGGTCAGGTGGCGAAGTACGCCGACGTGACGGTGCGCACGCTGCACCACTACGACGAGATCGGACTGCTGTCCCCGAGCGGGCGCAGCTCGGCCGGCTACCGCCGGTACGACGACTCCGACCTCGAACGGCTGCAGAGTCTGCTGTTCTACCGGGAACTCGGGTTCCCCCTGGAAGAGATCGCCGCCATCCTCGGTGATCCGGACGCCGACGCGACCGCGCACCTGCGGCGTCAGCGGGAGCTGCTGCTCAGCCGGATCGGCCGGCTGCAGGACATGGTGGCGGCGGTCGAGTTCGCGATGGAGGCGAGACAGGTGGGGATCACATTGACGCCGGAGGAGCGGTTCGAGGTGTTCGGGAACCACGACCCGGCCGAGCACGAGGTCGAGGCCGAGCGGCGGTGGGGCGGCACGGACGCGTTCCGGGAGAGCGCGCGGCGGACGAGGTCGTACACCAAGGAGGACTGGCTGGTCATCAAGGGCCAGGCCGCCAGCATCAACCAGCGGCTGGCCCTGGCGATGACCAGCGGGATCCCGGCCGACGACCCGCAGGCGACGGACCTCGCCGAGGAGCACCGCCAGCACATCACGCGCTGGTACTACGACTGCACGTACGAGATCCACCGTGGACTGGCAGAGATGTACGTCGCGGACCCCCGGTTCACGGCGACCATCGACGCGGACGGCGAGGGCCTCGCCGTGTACGTCCGCGCGGCGATCCTGGCGAACGCCGACCGCGCGGAGGGCTAG
- a CDS encoding DNRLRE domain-containing protein — protein MSDDGRPCPDSTGTPEEFVRALRRLKEWHGRSFRELEKRAAVSGDILPRATLTTALGRSTLPREEIVAAFVRACSEDEEDVRRWAGARRRLAAGGPIADTTPWGVLVPHSPTGPDADTVPLGGALQHETAAARGGPEVGEVAGSVDPADPATPVIPPELAAGVLTVAWRRTSFPVRVMTALMLVLVMTVTVGAVVRAVRDLGGPSQAMSQEGGGADTPAYEPSPEGSAPPGGAGGSGSTDGGGTGGDPGGSPGSGPSDSSGDGTSGTGGPGTGTSGTGTSDTGTPGPPATPGRSPADQAVTATYAATDDTTIWRGFPDSTQFGGQDDASTCGDPCVQTSNPALQRQVLVRFEVAGVPAGRCASSVELRLWAKHVSGGLRVHRLAAAWSEGSATWNNRPARGAELTRSWTGGGSGWIVFTLPAGPVSNGGHAYELEGLSSQTAGFGTRESGQAAQLMITHGRCG, from the coding sequence ATGTCGGACGATGGCCGGCCGTGCCCGGACAGCACGGGTACACCGGAGGAGTTCGTCCGCGCGCTGCGCCGCCTCAAGGAATGGCACGGCCGGTCGTTCCGCGAGTTGGAGAAGCGGGCGGCGGTCAGCGGCGACATCCTGCCCCGGGCGACCCTGACCACGGCGCTGGGCCGCAGCACGCTGCCCCGCGAGGAGATCGTCGCGGCGTTCGTGCGGGCGTGCTCGGAGGACGAGGAGGACGTGCGGAGGTGGGCGGGGGCGCGGCGCAGGCTCGCGGCCGGCGGCCCGATCGCCGACACCACCCCTTGGGGGGTACTGGTACCGCACAGCCCCACCGGCCCGGATGCCGACACCGTGCCTCTCGGTGGAGCGCTTCAGCACGAGACCGCCGCGGCACGGGGCGGGCCGGAAGTGGGGGAGGTCGCCGGTTCCGTGGATCCGGCTGATCCCGCGACCCCGGTCATCCCGCCGGAGCTGGCCGCCGGTGTCCTCACCGTCGCCTGGCGTCGCACCAGTTTCCCCGTCCGCGTGATGACGGCGCTCATGCTGGTCCTCGTGATGACCGTCACTGTCGGCGCGGTGGTGCGGGCGGTGCGGGACCTGGGCGGCCCCAGCCAGGCCATGTCCCAGGAGGGCGGCGGCGCCGATACCCCGGCGTACGAGCCGTCCCCGGAGGGTTCTGCCCCGCCGGGCGGAGCCGGCGGTTCCGGCAGCACGGACGGCGGGGGTACTGGCGGTGACCCTGGCGGTTCCCCGGGCTCCGGCCCCTCCGATTCCTCCGGCGACGGCACATCCGGGACTGGTGGCCCGGGCACAGGCACGTCCGGCACAGGCACCTCCGACACGGGCACGCCGGGACCGCCGGCCACCCCGGGCCGGTCCCCCGCCGACCAGGCGGTGACCGCCACCTACGCCGCCACCGACGACACCACGATCTGGCGCGGCTTCCCGGACTCGACCCAGTTCGGCGGCCAGGACGACGCGTCCACCTGCGGCGACCCGTGCGTGCAGACGTCGAACCCCGCCCTGCAACGCCAGGTCCTGGTCCGGTTCGAGGTGGCCGGGGTGCCGGCCGGCCGGTGCGCGTCCTCGGTCGAGCTCCGGCTGTGGGCGAAGCACGTGTCCGGCGGGCTGCGGGTGCACCGTCTGGCGGCCGCCTGGTCGGAGGGCTCCGCGACGTGGAACAACCGGCCGGCGCGCGGGGCGGAACTGACCCGTTCGTGGACCGGCGGCGGCTCGGGCTGGATCGTCTTCACGCTGCCCGCCGGCCCGGTGTCCAACGGCGGCCACGCCTACGAGCTGGAGGGGCTGAGTTCCCAGACGGCCGGTTTCGGCACCCGGGAGAGCGGCCAGGCGGCCCAGTTGATGATCACACACGGAAGGTGCGGGTAG
- a CDS encoding FhaA domain-containing protein, which yields MTSGPKEEPVSVLQRFEKRLEGLVEGAFAKVFKGVVHPVEILNAMQREAEAHKAILAGGRTLVPNRYVIDLSQYDHGRLAPYAAALAQELAQSQAEFIGEQGWTVYGDVIVEVERGEGLDTGMFRVTAEVYTGGEVAPQPAYSAPQPSYDQGGGYPPPPSPGGFDQGGGYQPPPPAGGGARTPRLISNDGRQYSVAIGSTIIGRGEQAQLRLPDVGISRRHARLDFDGAQVVLTDLGSTNGTLVNSQRVSAVALNPGDVIQIGTTSLTLRVDG from the coding sequence ATCACGTCGGGACCCAAGGAGGAGCCGGTGAGCGTTCTGCAACGCTTCGAGAAGAGGTTGGAAGGCCTGGTGGAAGGGGCCTTCGCGAAGGTCTTCAAGGGGGTAGTACACCCTGTGGAGATCCTCAACGCCATGCAACGCGAGGCGGAGGCACACAAGGCCATATTGGCGGGAGGACGCACTCTCGTACCGAACAGGTATGTGATCGATCTCTCCCAGTACGACCACGGGCGACTCGCCCCCTACGCGGCCGCGCTGGCCCAGGAGCTGGCCCAGTCCCAGGCCGAGTTCATCGGCGAGCAGGGCTGGACGGTGTACGGGGACGTGATCGTCGAGGTCGAGCGTGGTGAAGGGCTGGACACGGGCATGTTCCGGGTCACGGCCGAGGTCTACACGGGTGGTGAGGTCGCGCCGCAGCCGGCGTACAGCGCCCCGCAGCCCTCGTACGACCAGGGTGGTGGCTACCCGCCGCCCCCGTCGCCCGGTGGTTTCGACCAGGGCGGTGGCTACCAGCCCCCGCCGCCGGCGGGTGGAGGGGCGCGCACGCCGCGCCTGATCTCCAACGACGGCCGGCAGTACTCGGTGGCGATCGGTTCCACGATCATCGGCCGTGGCGAGCAGGCGCAGCTCCGGCTGCCCGACGTCGGGATCTCCCGCCGGCACGCCCGGCTGGACTTCGACGGCGCCCAGGTGGTGCTCACCGATCTGGGGTCCACGAACGGCACGCTGGTCAACAGCCAGCGGGTGTCGGCGGTGGCCCTCAACCCCGGTGACGTCATCCAGATCGGCACGACCTCGTTGACGCTCCGCGTGGACGGCTAA
- a CDS encoding FHA domain-containing protein FhaB/FipA encodes MPDLVLAVARFGFLVLLWIFVFAVVGVVRRDLFIGARAGRLVAAPRGVGAGAVGTPRPPKGKKGRAAHLLVVTEGSLAGTRITLAEAPITIGRAEDSTLVITDDFASARHARLVPRGGQWYVEDLGSTNGTYLDRAKVSGLTPVPLGVPIRIGRTSLELRP; translated from the coding sequence TTGCCGGACCTCGTCCTCGCCGTCGCACGTTTCGGCTTCCTCGTCCTGCTGTGGATCTTCGTGTTCGCCGTGGTCGGGGTCGTCCGGCGTGACCTGTTCATCGGGGCACGCGCCGGCCGGCTCGTGGCCGCACCGCGGGGGGTGGGCGCGGGTGCCGTGGGCACTCCGCGTCCGCCGAAGGGCAAGAAGGGCCGGGCGGCGCACCTGCTGGTGGTGACCGAGGGCTCGCTCGCCGGCACCAGGATCACGTTGGCCGAGGCGCCGATCACGATCGGCCGGGCGGAGGACTCGACGTTGGTCATCACCGATGACTTCGCGTCGGCCCGGCACGCCCGGCTCGTGCCCCGCGGCGGCCAGTGGTACGTGGAGGATCTCGGTTCCACTAACGGGACGTACCTCGATCGCGCTAAAGTCTCCGGACTGACCCCCGTCCCCCTGGGCGTGCCGATTCGCATCGGCCGCACGTCACTAGAGCTACGGCCATGA
- a CDS encoding PP2C family protein-serine/threonine phosphatase, producing MTLTLRFAARSDRGLIRSGNEDSVYAGPRLLAVSDGMGGMAAGDVASNIVIGTLAPLDEDVPGIDVVEPLRRAVDLANQRLRGIVDANPQFEGMGATLTGMLFSGSRFGMVHVGDSRAYLLRGGEFAQITKDDTYVQMLVDEGRITLEEASSHPQRSLITQAMGTLDVHPEYSILEARSGDRLLLCSDGLSAVVSFETIGETLRTIADPGQCVERLIQLALRGGGPDNITVIIADVTDGDIVEGTPIVDGAAAQNRDTNRPVDLTSSAGRAAALQPPRPAAPEGPVVSLEDEVGPKGHPVRNTLLVVVILLVLAGTGAGAWFYTQSQYYVGATASGQVAIFKGVPGSVAGLNLSKVDVVSARQVGDLTPVAQEKVRKGIQVGDLTKAQALLASLTDERSDNDNLLPLCATPSSAPSPTPQGSLQASPTPSATVTATPTPTPAATAGASASASASPSPAPEPSTACRTRK from the coding sequence ATGACATTGACATTGCGCTTCGCGGCTCGCAGTGACCGCGGTCTGATTCGCAGCGGGAACGAAGACTCCGTCTACGCTGGACCGCGCCTGCTGGCTGTCTCCGACGGCATGGGCGGCATGGCCGCCGGTGACGTGGCGAGCAACATCGTGATCGGCACCCTGGCACCGCTCGACGAGGACGTGCCCGGCATCGACGTGGTCGAGCCGTTACGCCGTGCCGTGGATCTGGCCAACCAGCGGCTGCGCGGCATCGTGGACGCCAATCCCCAGTTCGAGGGGATGGGCGCGACCCTGACGGGGATGCTGTTCTCCGGCAGTCGGTTCGGCATGGTCCACGTCGGCGACTCGCGGGCCTATCTCCTGCGCGGCGGCGAGTTCGCCCAGATCACCAAGGACGACACGTACGTCCAGATGCTGGTGGACGAGGGGCGGATCACGCTCGAGGAGGCCAGCAGCCACCCGCAGCGGTCCCTGATCACCCAGGCGATGGGCACCCTCGACGTCCACCCGGAGTACTCGATTCTGGAGGCCCGCTCCGGCGACCGTCTCCTGCTGTGCAGCGACGGCCTGTCCGCCGTGGTCAGCTTCGAGACCATCGGGGAGACCCTGCGGACGATCGCCGATCCGGGGCAGTGTGTGGAGCGGCTGATCCAGCTCGCCCTGCGCGGCGGTGGCCCGGACAACATCACGGTCATCATCGCGGACGTCACCGACGGCGACATCGTCGAGGGCACCCCGATCGTGGACGGCGCCGCGGCCCAGAACCGGGACACCAACCGGCCCGTCGACCTGACCAGCTCCGCCGGCCGGGCGGCGGCCCTCCAGCCGCCGCGCCCCGCCGCGCCCGAGGGCCCGGTCGTCAGCCTGGAGGACGAGGTCGGGCCCAAGGGGCACCCGGTCCGCAACACGCTGCTGGTGGTCGTGATCCTGCTCGTGCTCGCCGGTACCGGCGCGGGCGCGTGGTTCTACACCCAGTCGCAGTACTACGTGGGTGCCACCGCCAGTGGCCAGGTGGCCATCTTCAAGGGCGTGCCGGGTTCGGTCGCCGGCCTCAACCTGTCCAAGGTGGACGTGGTGAGCGCCCGGCAGGTCGGGGACCTGACCCCGGTGGCCCAGGAGAAGGTGCGCAAGGGCATCCAGGTCGGTGACCTGACCAAGGCGCAGGCGCTGCTGGCGTCGCTGACGGACGAGCGTTCCGACAACGACAACCTGCTCCCGCTGTGCGCCACCCCGAGCTCCGCGCCGTCGCCGACCCCGCAGGGCAGCCTGCAGGCCAGCCCGACCCCGTCGGCCACGGTCACGGCGACCCCCACGCCCACCCCGGCGGCCACGGCCGGTGCCAGCGCGTCAGCGAGCGCCAGCCCGTCCCCCGCCCCCGAGCCCTCGACGGCCTGTCGAACCCGAAAGTAG
- a CDS encoding FtsW/RodA/SpoVE family cell cycle protein, whose product MLLLAVIGILFAFSAATEAGAIQKITGDFWVLPAMISAVLLLAHIVVRFVAPYADPAILPCVALLNGLGVVFIRRLDLGEVKLRQRANLPVFSSDGQAVKQVIWTLVAVGLFTGLLILVRDHKSISRYAYTLGLAGLVLVALPAVLPASVSEVNGAKLWIKLGPLSFQPGEFAKVALLAFFAYYLVRKREVLSLASRRIMGIDFPRGRDLGPVLTVWLFSMLVLVFEQDLGTALMYFGMFVVMLYVATERVSWILIGLGTFIGGAVLAHTFISRLQLRVEIWLDPFSDARGKGYQLVQSLLGFGTGGLFGTGPGGGQPGIIPEAHNDFITAGFGEEIGLFGVTAMLCLYLTIVIRGLRTAVGVRDSFGKLLAGGLSFTLGLQVFVIVGGVTKLIPLTGQTTPFLSAGGSSLMANWILIALLIRISDAARRPETGQPSKQPAMLHDAHTEIIRPGSKP is encoded by the coding sequence ATGCTCCTGCTCGCGGTGATCGGGATCCTGTTCGCGTTCAGTGCCGCGACCGAGGCCGGTGCGATCCAGAAGATCACGGGCGATTTCTGGGTACTGCCGGCGATGATCAGCGCCGTGCTGCTCCTCGCGCACATCGTGGTCCGCTTCGTCGCGCCGTACGCCGACCCGGCGATCCTGCCGTGCGTCGCCCTGCTCAACGGGCTCGGAGTCGTCTTCATCCGGCGACTGGACCTGGGCGAGGTCAAGCTCCGCCAGCGCGCGAACCTCCCGGTCTTCTCCTCGGACGGGCAGGCCGTCAAGCAGGTCATCTGGACACTGGTCGCGGTCGGGCTGTTCACGGGGCTGCTGATCCTGGTGCGCGACCACAAGTCGATCTCGCGGTACGCGTACACCCTGGGGCTCGCGGGTCTTGTGCTCGTCGCTCTTCCCGCGGTGCTGCCGGCCAGCGTCTCCGAGGTCAACGGCGCGAAGCTGTGGATCAAGTTGGGGCCGCTGTCGTTCCAGCCGGGCGAGTTCGCCAAGGTCGCCCTGCTGGCCTTCTTCGCCTACTACCTGGTCCGCAAGCGCGAGGTGCTGTCCCTGGCCAGCCGCCGGATCATGGGCATCGACTTCCCCCGGGGCCGCGACCTGGGGCCGGTGCTCACGGTCTGGCTGTTCAGCATGCTGGTCCTCGTCTTCGAGCAGGACCTCGGCACCGCCCTGATGTACTTCGGCATGTTCGTGGTGATGCTCTACGTCGCCACCGAGCGGGTCAGCTGGATCCTGATCGGGCTGGGCACGTTCATCGGCGGCGCGGTCCTGGCGCACACGTTCATCAGCCGCCTGCAGTTGCGGGTGGAGATCTGGCTCGACCCGTTCTCCGACGCGCGCGGCAAGGGCTACCAGCTCGTGCAGTCGCTGCTCGGCTTCGGCACCGGCGGCCTGTTCGGCACCGGGCCGGGCGGCGGCCAGCCGGGCATCATCCCCGAGGCGCACAACGACTTCATCACCGCCGGTTTCGGCGAGGAGATCGGGCTGTTCGGCGTGACGGCCATGCTCTGCCTGTACCTGACGATCGTGATCCGGGGGCTGCGCACGGCGGTCGGCGTGCGCGACTCGTTCGGCAAGCTCCTCGCCGGTGGGCTGTCCTTCACCCTGGGCTTGCAGGTGTTCGTCATTGTGGGTGGCGTGACGAAGCTGATCCCGCTGACCGGGCAGACCACGCCGTTCCTGTCGGCGGGTGGCTCGTCGCTGATGGCCAACTGGATCCTGATCGCCCTGCTCATCCGGATCTCGGACGCGGCCCGCCGCCCCGAGACCGGCCAGCCGTCGAAGCAGCCGGCCATGCTGCACGACGCGCACACCGAGATCATCCGACCCGGGAGCAAGCCGTGA